In one Candidatus Methylomirabilota bacterium genomic region, the following are encoded:
- a CDS encoding DUF3105 domain-containing protein, with protein sequence MAKRDQGRKVSRRTRRQWQAVGLVVAVLVAVVVGYFAYRAAADLPGVSMPDQGNRHIQRATDPHEAYNSDPPTSGSHLPYLAPWGIHTRPIERELQVHNLEDGGVLVQYNCECPELVEQLKSVVRDYEKFVILAPYPGLKHKIALTAWTRIDTLDGYDERRIRRFIDRYRGIDHHK encoded by the coding sequence ATGGCTAAGCGCGATCAGGGGCGGAAGGTGAGTCGGCGTACCCGGCGTCAGTGGCAAGCCGTCGGGCTCGTCGTGGCGGTGCTCGTCGCTGTGGTGGTCGGCTACTTCGCCTATCGGGCGGCGGCCGATCTGCCCGGTGTGTCCATGCCCGACCAGGGCAATCGCCACATCCAGCGGGCCACCGACCCGCACGAAGCCTACAACAGCGACCCGCCCACCTCGGGGTCGCACCTTCCGTACCTCGCCCCCTGGGGGATTCATACCCGACCCATCGAGCGCGAGCTGCAGGTGCACAATCTCGAGGACGGCGGGGTGCTGGTGCAGTACAACTGCGAATGCCCGGAGCTCGTCGAGCAGCTCAAGAGCGTCGTCCGTGATTACGAGAAGTTCGTCATCCTGGCTCCATATCCCGGCCTGAAGCACAAGATCGCGCTGACCGCGTGGACGCGCATCGACACGCTGGATGGGTACGACGAGCGGCGCATCCGCCGCTTCATCGACAGGTACCGTGGGATCGACCATCACAAGTAG